Below is a window of Escherichia coli DSM 30083 = JCM 1649 = ATCC 11775 DNA.
GAACCCACCGTAATCAGTGGTGGGTCGTGCAGGATTCGAACCTGCGACCAATTGATTAAAAGTCAACTGCTCTACCAACTGAGCTAACGACCCGGTGGTGGGTGATGACGGGATCGAACCGCCGACCCCCTCCTTGTAAGGGAGGTGCTCTCCCAGCTGAGCTAATCACCCGATACTACGCTGGATACTACAACTAACTATGTTAGTGGTGGGTCGTGCAGGATTCGAACCTGCGACCAATTGATTAAAAGTCAACTGCTCTACCAACTGAGCTAACGACCCACTTTTTCGTTGCTTTCGGTTTGTTTGATATCCCGTGGCAACGGCGGCATATATTACTGATTTCAGACTTGAGCGCAACAAAAATTTCGATGTAGATCACTCAACTGCTTATGATTCGCACGACACGACCAGAAATAATGCGACTTCTGGTCGTGTGTTATGCATTACATCGCGTTCAGACGTTTTTGCGCCTGTTTAGCGCCATCAGTACCAGGGTATTTACTGATAACCTGCTGGTATACGGCTTTCGCTTTTGCGGTGTCACCTTTGTCCTGCATGATGACGCCGACTTTAAACATCGCATCTGCAGCCTTCGGTGACTTCGGATAGTTTTTCACTACCGAAGCAAAATAATACGCCGCATCATCTTTTTTACCCTTGTTGTAGTTTAACTGACCCAGCCAATAATTGGCGTTTGGCAGGTAAGTTGAATCAGGGTAATTTTTGATGAAATTCTGAAATGCCACCATTGCGTCATCCTGGCGGGATTTATCCTGCACCAGCGCAATAGCTGCATTGTAATCCGTGTTTGCATCACCGCTTTTCACCGGCGCGCCAGCATTCGCAGTACCAGCATCAGCTGTCGGCGTCGTTGATGCCGCCACACCGCTTTGATCGCCGCTGGTTGATTGCGCCGCTGCACCACCGCTGCTGAGGCTGTCGATCTGCAACAGGATCTGCTTTTGCCGCTCCACGACCTGATTCAGTTGATACTGATTTTCCTGAATCTGACCACGCAGGGAATCAATATCGGATTGATTATCAGAGAGTTGTTGCTGGAGTTGGGTTAAAAGCTGGCTGTGAGCATTAGAAATACGCTCAAGTTGAGTGACGCGGTCTTCGACCGAGCCTGAGCCGACACTACTGATTGGTGCCTGAGCAAAAGCGGCCCAGGGGGCCGCTATACCAACCAGTAACGACAGACTCAATAGTTGATGTCTGAAGTTACTGCTCATGCAATTCTCTTAGTAAACCAGTACCGCACGACGGTTTTTGGCATACGCCGCTTCGTCATGACCCAGTACTGCAGGTTTTTCTTTACCGTAAGAAACGATGGAGATCTGGTCAGCAGAAACGCCTTTACCCTGCAGATACATCTTAACAGCGTTCGCACGACGTTCACCCAGGGAGATGTTGTATTCCGGAGTACCACGTTCGTCCGCGTGACCTTCTACGGTGACTTTGTAAGACGGGTTGCTACGCAGGAAGTTGGCGTGTGCATCCAGCATTTGAGCGAAGTCAGAACGGATATCGTACTTGTCCAGATCGAAGTAAACGATGTTGTTCTGCTGCAGCTGTTGCATTTGCAGACGAGCCTGCTCTTCGGAAGACATGTTGCCGTTGCCGCCGTTCGCATCCATACCAGTGCCGGCACCCAGCATGCCTTCGCTGCCGTCATTGCTGGCGTTCTTGTTGGAAGAACATGCCGCAATTGCCATAACAGGCAGAGCAATCATCAGCCCTTTCAGCACTTTGTTCAGTTGCATTTCAATGATTCCTTTACTATTCAATTAATTATTATCACAGATACGGCGACCAGGCAGGGAATTTGACCTGTCCATCAGTTGCCGGAAGACGCGCTTTGAAACGCCCATCTGTAGAAACCAAATTCAGCACGGATCCCATCCCCTGAGAAGAGCTGTAGATTACCATAGTGCCGTTAGGTGCCAGACTTGGCGTTTCATCCAGGAACGTGGACGACAGAACTTGTACGCCTCCCGTTGCCAGATCTTGTTTGGCAATGTGCTGCTGCCCACCGTTGGAGCTGACCATTACCATAAATTTACCGTCGCTGCTGACATCCGCATCCTGGTTCTGCGAACCTTCCCAGGTAATACGTTGTGGCGCACCGCCGTTGATATTCACTTTATAAACCTGCGGACGACCGGCCTGGTCAGAAGTAAATGCCAGGTTCTGGCTGTCCGGGAACCAGGTCGGTTCGGTATTGTTACTGCGACCATCAGTTACCTGGCGGATCTGACCAGAAGCCAAATCCATTACGTACAGGTTCAGGCTACCGGTTTTCGACAAGGCGAATGCCAGTTTGCTGCCGTCTGGCGAGAATGCAGGTGCACCGTTGTGACGCGGGAATGAAGCCACCTGACGTACAGCGCCATTTGCCAGCGTCTGAATAACCAGCGCGGAACGACCGCTTTCGAAGGTCACATAAGCCAGTTTAGAACCGTCTGGTGACCACGCCGGAGACATCAGCGGTTGCGGTGAACGGTGAACGACAAACTGGTTGTAACCGTCATAGTCAGATACGCGCAGTTCATACGGGAACTGACCGCCGTTAGTCTGAACAACGTAGGCAATACGGGTACGGAACGCACCTTTAATACCGGTCAGTTTTTCAAATACTTCGTCACTGGCGGTATGACCAGCATAACGCAGCCACTGCTTGTTCACTTTGTACGAGTTCTGAGCAAGTACAGTACCCGGTGCGCCGCCAGTGTCAACAAGTTGATAAGCGACATTGTAAGAACCATCCGGATTCGGAGTGACCTGACCGACAACCACAGCGTCAATGCCCAGCGCGGACCATGCAGCTGGTTGTACTTCCTGCGCACTACCCGGCTGCTGTGGCAGACGAGCACGATCTAACGGATTAAATTTACCGCTGTTACGCAAGTCAGCAGCAACGATGCCGCCAATATCTTCAGGTGCCGCACCAGGCCCCGCCCACTGGAAAGGAACAACACCAATAGGACGACCGGAATCTACACCGCTGTCGATCACAATGCGGACTTCAGCATGCAGAACTGATGCCCACAGTATGAGAAAACCAAATGCTACTCGTAATGCCTGCTTCATCATATCTCCCTTATCTGGACCGATGGCCCACGATAATTTAGCAGAATGTTAACAAACTAAAATACACAAAACTACCAGAACCCCGTGGCAACCGGTGCCTGATGTTGACCGTCGGAACAGTCAACATCGCGATTACGGTTTGAAGTCCAATGGCGCGTTTTTGAACACTTCATATACTGCCTGGCTTGGTGGTTTCGGGATCTTCGCAAGTTTAGCTGCTGCCAACGCAGCTTGACAAAGTGCGGGATCGCCACCTTCAGGTTTGATATCCAGTAACATACCATCGGGTGCCAGTTTTATGCGCAGCGTACAGGTTTTGCCTGCATAGGACGATGCGTCATAGAACTTACTTTCGATAGCAGATTTAATCTGCCCGGCATAGTTATTGATATCGGCCCCTGATGCGCCATTGTTTTTAGTATTACCACTCCCGGCAGGCGAAGCATTGTTCCCTTTCGCCCCTCCCCCCGTTTTCGGTGCATTCTTACCAGAGCTTAGCTCACCGAAAATATCATCTGCCTCTGCGGCAGCTTTTGCTGCAGCGGCTTTTTCAGCTGCTGCTTTTGCCGCTGCCGCTTTTTTGTCTGCGGCGGCTTTTTCTGCCGCTGCTTTCTTATCAGCTGCTGCCTTTTCAGCAGCCGCTTTTTCTGCTGCTTTTTTGTCGGCTGCCGCTTTCTTATCAGCTGCAGCCTTTTCAGCAGCCGCTTTCTTCTCAGCTTCTGCCTTGGCTTTTTCAGCAGCTTCGGTTGCCGCTTTCTTTCTTGCTTCAGCTGCAGCTGCTTCTGCCGCTTCAGCTTTCTTCTTCAGCGCCGCAGCAGCAGCCTCGGCTTTTTTCTGCGCTTCGACTGCGGCTTTGGCGGCTTCTGCTTCTGCTTTTTTCTTCGCGTCTGCCGCCGCTTTCTTCGCTGCTTCTTCCGCAGCTTTAGCATCCGCTTCGGCCTTCGCTTTAGCATCTGCCGCCGCTTTCGCTGCCGCCTCTTCCGCTTGCTTCTGCTTTAACTCGGCCTGTTTTGCGGCTTCTTCAGCCTGCTTTTTCTGCTCCTGAGCCGCTAACCGCTCTTTCTCAAGTTGCTTCAGGCGTTCCTGTTCAGCCGCTTGTTTCTCACGCAGTTCTTCAGCAGCCTGCTGCTCCTTCATCTTGCGCTGCTCATCAGAACGCTTCGCGCTTGATTCCTGGCTTTGCATACGTTTGTACTGCTCAACTACCGCACCTGAATCAACCATGACAGCGTCGATGGACGAACCACCGCCGCCTCCGGCTGAAGCTTCTATATTCTCATCGAACGAACTCCAGATCAGCGCCGCAAATAAGATGACATGCAGCACTGCTGAAATAATTATCGCCCGCTTGAGCTTGTCGTTTTGTTCGGTTGCCTTTGACACTCTCGGTTTCCAAAAACTGTTCGCCTGTTACCCGCTCTCTTTCAAGCAAGGGAAACGCAGATGTTTAGATAGGCTGCGTCATTAAACCAACCGATTTCACACCCGCACTATGTAACAAGTTCAGTGCTTTAATTATTTCATCGTAAGGCACATCTTTTGCGCCACCGATCAGAAAGACCGTTTTCGGGTTGGCCTTGAAACGGCTGGACACTTCCGCCACCACCTGCTCTGGTGGTAAACGCTCCAGACGATCTTTCTCAACCACCACGGTGTACTGACCAATACCAGACACTTCAACAATCACTGGCGGATTATCGTTACTGCTCACCGCCTGTGATTCAGTAGCGTCTGGCAGATCGACCTCCACGCTCTGGGTGATGATGGGCGCTGTCGCCATAAAGATCAGCAACAGCACCAGCAGTACGTCCAGCAACGGTACAATGTTGATTTCGGACTTGAGATCGCGACGACCTCGTCCACGCGCTCTGGCCATGGCTTACCCCTTGTTGCTCTCGCTAACGGTAAACGCCTGGCGGTGCAGAATCGCGGTAAACTCTTCCATAAAGTTGTCGTAATTCAGTTCCAGTTTGTTTACGCGCTGGTTTAGGCGGTTATAAGCCATTACCGCCGGAATTGCGGCGAACAAACCAATTGCCGTCGCAATCAACGCTTCTGCGATACCGGGCGCAACCATTTGCAGTGTTGCTTGTTTTACCGCCCCGAGGGCGATAAAGGCGTGCATGATCCCCCAGACCGTACCAAACAGACCAATATACGGGCTGATGGAGCCAACCGTACCGAGGAACGGAATGTGCGTTTCCAGATTTTCAAGTTCACGATTCATGGAAATACGCATCGCACGCGACGCCCCTTCCACTACGGCTTCCGGCGCATGGCTATTGGCACGATGCAGGCGCACAAACTCTTTGAAGCCGCTGTAAAAGATTTGTTCCGAACCGCTCAGATTATCCCGTTTCCCCTGGCTCTCTTGATAGAGGCGAGAGAGTTCGATTCCAGACCAGAATTTATCTTCAAACGCTTCGGCTTCGCGCGCCGCTGCGTTAAGAATACGGGTCCGCTGGATAATAATGGCCCAGGATGCGATTGAAAAACCAATCAAAATCAACATGATAAGTTTAACCAGAAGGCTAGCCTTCAGGAACAAATCAAGGATATTCATGTCAGTCACTGCTTAAACTCCGCGACAATAGACTTGGGAAGCGCACGAGGCTTCATTTTGAGTGGGTCAACGCAAACAACCAGAACCTCTGCTTCATTCAACAAAGTATTCTCGGCGTTGACAATACGTTGCGTGAAAACCAAAGAGGTGCCACGCATTGATGTTATTTCAGTCTGTATTTCGAGCATATCGTCGAGCCGCGCAGGTGCGTAATATTCCACCGTCATTTTACGTACCACAAAGGCAACGCGTTCAGCCATCAGCGCCTGTTGACTGAAATGATGATGACGCAGCATCTCTGTGCGTGCTCTTTCATAAAAAGCGACGTAACTGGCGTGGTACACCACACCACCGGCATCGGTATCTTCATAGTAGACGCGAACCGGCCATCGAAACAGCGTTGTATTCACTTTACATCCCGGTAATGCAACAAAAGTTAGAGCTTTTAAACGCTGCTACTATACGCGCGCGATTGAGGTTTGGGAATGAGGGCAAGTTAAGGGAGCGTAAAAATTTATGGGCCTGACTCGGCCCATAAATTTTTAAAGAGAATTCTGATTTAAAAGAAGAAGAAAATCAGCCCGACAATGAGAACAATATCGGCAAGCAATGGGCAAAAAATCCCTTGCCAGAGAACCTTCTGCGGACGAAAGCCCACGCCGTGAATCACACCAGCACAGACGGCCCACATAAGCAGTAAGCCATGCCAGATTTCCAGTTCACTGGTCTTCGCGGCGAAACGTGATGGGTCCCAAAACATACATCCTGCTAACAGAAGTGCCATCACGAAGGAAAGCGCCCGCAGGGGGCGCTTGTCCATTACCGCATACAAGGTTGCGATAATCTTACTCATCAGATGTCTTCTTGACCGGCTTTGCCTGATTCGACGTGCTCAAGCGCCAGCGCGGTGATTACCCCAAACGAACAGGCAAGAAGCGTTCCCAGAATCCATGCGAAATACCACATTTTTAGCTCCTTACTTAGTACAGAGAGTGGGTGTTACGTTCAATATCTTCTTTGGTGATACGACCGAACATTTTCCAGTAACACCAGGCGGTGTAGAGCAGAATGATCGGTACCAGAACCACCGCAACCCAGGTCATGACGTTAAGCGTCAGCTGGCTGGAAGTTGCATCCCACATTGTCAGACTTGCGTTCATCATGGTGCTGGACGGCATCACAAACGGGAACATTGCGATACCGGCAGTCAGGATGATGCAGGCCAGCGTCAGGGAGGAGAATACAAACGCCCACGCGGCTTTATCCATACGTGCAGTCAGGATGGTCAGCAGCGGCAGAACCACACCCAGTGCCGGAATAGCCCACAGAATTGGCGTGTTGTTGAAGTTAACCAGCCATGCGCCAGCTTCACGAACCACTTCTTTATTCAGCGGGTTAGAGGCTGCGTAATGGTCCATTGTCGATTTCACGACATAACCATCGATACCGTACATCACCCATACGCCAGCCAGTGCGAAGCAGACCAGCGTCACCAGTGCCGCCACCTGAGCCGTTGCACGGGTACGCAGGTGCAGTTCGCCCACGGTACGCATTTGCAGATAGGTTGCGCCCTGAGTAATGATCATCCCTACGCTCACCACACCTGCCAGCAGGCCGAACGGGTTAAGCAGCTGGAAGAAGTTACCGGTGTAGTACAGACGCAGATATTCATCAACGTTGAATGGTACGCCCTGCAACAGGTTACCGAACGCTACACCAATCACCAGCGGCGGAACGAAGCTACCAATGAAGATGCCCCAGTCCCACATGTTACGCCAGCGGGTTTCTTCAATCTTGGAGCGGTAGTCAAAACCGACCGGACGGAAGAACAAAGACGCCAGCACGAGGATCATCGCCACATAGAAGCCGGAGAACGCAGCGGCATAGACCATCGGCCAGGCAGCAAACAGTGCGCCGCCTGCGGTGATCAGCCAAACCTGGTTACCGTCCCAGTGTGGTGCGATGGAGTTAATCATAATTCGACGCTCGGTGTCGTTACGACCGAGGAAACGGGTGAGCATGCCCACCCCCATGTCGAAACCGTCAGTGACTGCAAAACCAATCAGCAGAACGCCAACCAGCAGCCACCAGATAAAACGCAATACTTCATAATCGATCATTTGACGACTCCTGTCTTAGCGTGCCGGCTGAGTAGTCGTGGAAGACTGCTCAAAGTGATAGCGACCGGTTTTCAGGCTGCTTGGGCCGAGGCGTGCAAACTTGAACATTAAGAACAATTCTGCCACCAGGAACAGGGTATACAGGCCGCAAATCAGCACCATCGAGAAGATGAGATCGCCTGCGGTCAGTGACGAGTTCGCCACAGCTGTCGGCAGCACTTCACCGATAGCCCACGGTTGGCGGCCATATTCAGCCACGAACCAGCCCGCTTCTACAGCAATCCACGGCAGCGGAATACCGTACAGCGCGGCGCGCAGCAGCCATTTTTTCTCGCCAATGCGGTTGCGGATGACACTCCAGAAAGAGAGCGCGATGATTGCCAGCAGCAGGAAGCCACACGCCACCATGATACGGAACGCAAAGTACAGCGGCGCTACACGCGGAATGGAGTCTTTGGTTGCCTGTTGAATCTGAGCTTCAGTCGCATCAGCCACGTTTGGCGTATAGCGTTTCAGCAGCAGACCGTAACCGAGATCTTTCTTCATGCTATTGAACTGGTCACGAACGGCCTGGTCAGTAGAACCAGAACGCAGTTGTTCGAGCAGAGAGTACGCCTTCATCCCGTTACGAATGCGTTCTTCATGCTGCACCATCAGTTCTTTCAGACCGATAACTGGAGTATCCACGGAACGCGTTGCAATGATGCCCAGCGCGTAAGGGATCTGGATCGCAAATTTGTTCGTTTCCTCTTCCTGATCAGGAATGCCGAACAGAGTAAAGGCAGCAGGTGCAGGTTGCGTTTCCCACTCGGCTTCGATAGCAGCCAGTTTGGTTTTCTGCACGTCGCCCATTTCGTAGCCGGATTCATCACCCAGAACAATAACAGACAGAACGGCAGCCATACCGAAGCTGGCAGCGATAGCAAAGGAGCGTTTAGCGAAGGCGAAGTCACGACCTTTCAGCATATACCATGCGCTGATACCGAGGATGAACATTGCGCCAGTCACATAACCAGAAGCTACGGTGTGAACGAATTTCACCTGAGCAACCGGGTTAAGCACCAGCTCGGAGAAGCTCACCATCTCCATACGCATAGTTTCAAAGTTGAAATCGGACGCGATTGGGTTTTGCATCCAGCCGTTTGCAACCAGAATCCACAGTGCGGACAGGTTTGAACCGAGCGCCACCAGCCAGGTGACACACATATGCTGAACTTTACCCAGACGATCCCAACCGAAGAAGAACAGACCTACAAAGGTGGATTCGAGGAAGAAGGCCATCAGACCTTCGATTGCCAGCGGCGCACCGAAGATATCCCCTACATAGTGGGAATAGTAAGACCAGTTAGTCCCGAACTGGAACTCCATGGTCAGACCGGTAGCCACACCCAGAGCAAAGTTGATACCAAACAACTTGCCCCAGAACTTGGTCATATCTTTATAAATCTGTTTGCCGGAAAGGACGTAGACCGTTTCCATAATGGCCAGCAGGAACGCCATACCGAGCGTCAGTGGCACAAAAAGGAAGTGGTACATCGCGGTCAAGGCAAACTGTAAGCGCGACAGTTCGACTATATCTAACATCATGACTCCTTGCTCATCGCATGAAGACTCCGAGAGTGAACCCCGTTAGAAAGGGTCACACGCATGCCCCAATACAAAATTATTTGCTCGCCTCTATCGTTGCCATTTCATCAAAAGAGGAAAAGACAATGATAAAAAAGTTACAAATGTGTTAATGAATAAACCAAATTGATCCCGTAATTATATTACGCCGCAAAATCCTTACAATAAACAGGTTTTTATTGAGCAAATTTGCATTTTTCGACAGTGATCAATTTATAGCGAAATTGTCACGATCTCACCAATTTGATCTACAACAATTTATCGTGTTTTGCAGATTTTTTTCAAGAATTAAAAATTGATTTATATCAAAATCAACCACATATGTTAATTATGTGTGAATCATGAGCCACTGGTAACTTTATTGTTAATTTATTGTAACAAAATAGCACAGTAAAATTACCCACATGGAAATATATAGATAAAAAACCAGTATTTTATTTAACAGAGCCGCTTTATCGACTTTTTATAATACTAATTAGTTAGAGTAGCTACTTTATTGCCATTTTACATAACATATTTTTATCAACGTTAATTGATTGTTGTCTTTATGAGCAACGTACTGTAAATCCGTCACTTATTGTTTCATTGGTAATAATCACAAGAAGAAATAGATACCTTAGGTATAGTCAGATGGAACAAGGATTTTCAAAATAAAATATATATGGTATTAATATTTCCCGATCTGTATTCAATGATTCGCTCAAAGATTGAAATTCAAGAGAAATTGTTATAGCAGTGATACGAAACAACAAAACGGAATGATTGCCAGCCGTTAGAAAACACCGGACACTCTCGTGTAAAAAGCTACCCTGTCTATGGATATAGCGATATCAACTCATCAAGCGTGGACTGAATGATATTCAGCTCCATATGGGCGGCAACCTGGAGGATAAACATGATTTCGCCGTTGGAATCAAGGTTGTTCTGCAATATCTACCAGACTGCTTCAATTTATCTGTTTTGGCAGTGCCATAATCTTAATTTAACTATTTGAAGATGATGATATTGTAAGATGCCAGAAATTTAGTAATCTGGAGAACCATGTTTACGATCACTAAATATTAAAGTAATAGTCGATAATTCAGTAGCACATCGGGTAATATAACGTATTGATACATAATCATATTAAAAAATTCGTGATTAAATAACATAAGAATATGTTTTATTATCATTAAAAAACCTTTTATTTCCATCATCCTTAAGATAATAAAACAGTGAATGATGGATAACTTGACCAGAAAAACAAGCAAGCATATAAAATTAAAAAATATGATTCCACTTTCATTTTTATAAAATGGCATCGTGAAGAGCGAGTTGATAATGCTGCAATGCATCAGCGTCCTGTCCAGCAGTTTCATAAATTTTGGCAATGTTATAATAGGAGTTAGCGCGCGTTGTCGCCGCATTTGCTCCACTGGCTAACGAGATCGCTTTACGATTTGCCCAAATTGCTTCCGCGATGTTGCCATTTTTCTGATACGCCAGCCCCAGGTTACTAAATGCCTGTCCGTAATTGCCGTCTAATTCTGTTGCCTGTTGGAAGAGTTGAATGGCTTGCTCAAGTTGACCGGTTTTGTAAACAGCTTCGCCTTCACGATTATATTTTCTTGCCAGTTGAGTATCTCCACTGTTTTGCATCGCAGGTGAAGCCGGAGTTGAAGAACCCGTCGCAGGCATTATCACAGTGGCTAAATCCCTGACGCCTAATGTGGTGTCGTTAAAATTGGCGCTGGTAACAGAGTTGATATCTTCAAACTCGCCGTTTGGATTGAGTTTAAACACGGTCCAGATGTTCCCTCGTTTTCCAGCAGGGACACTATAACTACGCACCAGGGAGCTCCCTACATAAACAAACACTTTTGCCTTACTGGCAGAGAGATAATTACTGTTGGGCAACCCTTTGTTGCTATAGTCCTGCACGGCATAGATGTAACTTTCGCCAAAATGCTTTTTGCTGATAGTGACAGTTTCTGATCCATAGCTATCCGTATCATCAACATCCAGATTAGCATCAGTCCCCTCTTTACTATCAAAATAGATATGTCCGCCAGGGAAGATCAAATGTGAATCAAGATCAAAAGGCTTTTCGCCCCAGCTCAAAACTACACGCATGCCATCCAGACTAGTCATTGCCGGACTAATCGCATAAGTCATGCCAGCACACGAACATTTGACCACCAGATTAGAATAGCCCTCTTTTTTGACGATCAATAAAGCATCTTGATCATCAGCAAATGTAGAACCCAGATTAACGCTGCCCGATGCATTTGTGGTTCCAGAAACAGATTGTGCGCCATTGCGTTGCAGCGTCACCGATACTCCCTCAATGCGTTTATCTTTCACTGTCGCACTTAAAATATCGATATTTACATCGGCCGCATAAACGTCCGAATTTACACCCATCAGGGCCAGAGCAACCGGCAGAACAATTTTCTTCTTGTATAAATGCTTTTACAGAACGGAGAGGGGATATTTTGCCGGGCATTATTGCGCAGAGGATGGGAGAAAAGCAGTGGGCAAACTTTTCAGATTAGTGCCCGAATAAAAAAGGCCATCATAAGATGGCCAACCATGTCGAAACCGACAGCCCTTCGCCCTTCCTGTAGGGGGAAGCGGCGAGGGCTATTTCTTATTACAGATATTTATTTCAGAACAGTTTTCAGTGCTTCACCGATATCCGCCAGGCTGCGAACGGTTTTCACGCCTGCGGCTTCCAGAGCAGCGAATTTCTCATCCGCAGTCCCTTTACCACCGGCAATGATCGCACCTGCGTGACCCATACGTTTGCCTTTCGGCGCAGTCACACCAGCGATGTAACCCACAACTGGCTTGGTAACGTGTTCCTTGATGTACGCCGCTGCTTCTTCTTCAGCGCTACCGCCGATCTCACCGATCATCACGATCGCTTCGGTCTGCGGATCTTTTTCGAACATTTCGAGGATATCGATAAAGTTAGAGCCAGGGATCGGGTCGCCGCCGATACCAACACAGGTCGACTGACCGAAACCGTAATCCGTGGTCTGTTTAACCGCTTCATAGGTCAGCGTACCGGAACGGGAAACGATACCCACTTTACCTGGTTTGTGAATGTGACCCGGCTGGATACCGATTTTGCATTCCCCCGGGGTGATAACGCCTGGGCAGTTCGGGCCGATCATACGAACGCCTGCTTCATCCAGTTTCACTTTCACGGTCAGCATATCCAGCGTCGGGATGCCTTCAGTGATGGTGATAATCAGTTTGATGCCTGCATCGATGGCTTCCAGAATGGAGTCTTTGCAGAACGGTGCTGGTACGTAGATAACAGAAGCGGTAGCGCCAGTAGCAGCAACAGCTTCACGCACGGTGTTGAACACCGGCAGGCCGAGGTGGGTGGTGCCGCCTTTACCTGGGGTTACGCCGCCAACCATTTTAGTGCCGTATGCAATAGCCTGTTCTGAGTGGAAAGTCCCCTGGCTACCGGTAAAGCCCTGGCAGATAACCTTGGTGTTTTTATCAATTAAAATGGACATTATTTCCCCTCCACTGCGGCAACAACCTGCTGAGCTGCATCCGTCAGACCTTTTGCTGCAATAATATTCAGGCCGCTGTCAGCCAGTTTCTTCGCACCGAGTTCGGCGTTGTTACCTTCCAGACGTACCACGACCGGTACGTTAACACCCACTTCCGCTACCGCGCCGATGATACCGTCAGCGATCAGGTCGCAACGAACGATACCGCCGAAGATGTTAACCAGAACAGCTTTCACTTTGTCGTCAGAGAGGATGATTTTGAACGCTTCGGTTACACGTTCTTTGGTTGCGCCGCCGCCAACGTCCAGGAAGTTAGCCGGTTCGCCGCCGTGCAGTTTAACGATGTCCATCGTACCCATTGCCAGACCTGCGCCGTTAACCATACAACCGATGTTACCGTCCAGCGCAACGTAGTTCAGTTCCCACTGTGCAGCCTGTGCTTCACGCGGATCTTCCTGCGACTGGTCACGCATTTCACGCAGATCAGGCTGGCGGAACAGTGCGTTGCCATCAGCGCCCAGTTTGCCGTCGAGGCAAATCAGATCGCCCTGTTTGGTAATAACCAGCGGGTTGATTTCGATCAGCGCCAGGTCGCGCTCCAGGAAAATGGTCGCCAGACCCATGAAGATTTTGGTGAACTGCTGAACCAGTTTACCTTCCAGACCCAGTTTAAACGCCAGTTCGCGTCCCTGATACGGCATCGGGCCAGTCAGCGGATCAAGCGCAACTTTGTGGATCAGGTGCGGAGTTTCTTCCGCCACTTTTTCAATTTCCACGCCGCCTTCGGTGGAGGCCATAAAGACCACGCGACGGGAACTACGGTCAACAACGGCACCGAGATACAGCTCTTTAGCGATATCGGTCGCTGCTTCAACCAGAATCTGGTTAACCGGTTGGCCATTGGCATCTGTTTGATACGTTACCAGACGCTTGCCCAGCCAGTTTTCTGCAAAAGCACGGATGTCTTCTTTGCTGTTTACAACTTTCACACCGCCCGCTTTACCGCGGCCACCAGC
It encodes the following:
- the cpoB gene encoding cell division protein CpoB — its product is MSSNFRHQLLSLSLLVGIAAPWAAFAQAPISSVGSGSVEDRVTQLERISNAHSQLLTQLQQQLSDNQSDIDSLRGQIQENQYQLNQVVERQKQILLQIDSLSSGGAAAQSTSGDQSGVAASTTPTADAGTANAGAPVKSGDANTDYNAAIALVQDKSRQDDAMVAFQNFIKNYPDSTYLPNANYWLGQLNYNKGKKDDAAYYFASVVKNYPKSPKAADAMFKVGVIMQDKGDTAKAKAVYQQVISKYPGTDGAKQAQKRLNAM
- the pal gene encoding peptidoglycan-associated lipoprotein Pal — translated: MQLNKVLKGLMIALPVMAIAACSSNKNASNDGSEGMLGAGTGMDANGGNGNMSSEEQARLQMQQLQQNNIVYFDLDKYDIRSDFAQMLDAHANFLRSNPSYKVTVEGHADERGTPEYNISLGERRANAVKMYLQGKGVSADQISIVSYGKEKPAVLGHDEAAYAKNRRAVLVY
- the tolB gene encoding Tol-Pal system beta propeller repeat protein TolB encodes the protein MKQALRVAFGFLILWASVLHAEVRIVIDSGVDSGRPIGVVPFQWAGPGAAPEDIGGIVAADLRNSGKFNPLDRARLPQQPGSAQEVQPAAWSALGIDAVVVGQVTPNPDGSYNVAYQLVDTGGAPGTVLAQNSYKVNKQWLRYAGHTASDEVFEKLTGIKGAFRTRIAYVVQTNGGQFPYELRVSDYDGYNQFVVHRSPQPLMSPAWSPDGSKLAYVTFESGRSALVIQTLANGAVRQVASFPRHNGAPAFSPDGSKLAFALSKTGSLNLYVMDLASGQIRQVTDGRSNNTEPTWFPDSQNLAFTSDQAGRPQVYKVNINGGAPQRITWEGSQNQDADVSSDGKFMVMVSSNGGQQHIAKQDLATGGVQVLSSTFLDETPSLAPNGTMVIYSSSQGMGSVLNLVSTDGRFKARLPATDGQVKFPAWSPYL
- the tolA gene encoding cell envelope integrity protein TolA; amino-acid sequence: MSKATEQNDKLKRAIIISAVLHVILFAALIWSSFDENIEASAGGGGGSSIDAVMVDSGAVVEQYKRMQSQESSAKRSDEQRKMKEQQAAEELREKQAAEQERLKQLEKERLAAQEQKKQAEEAAKQAELKQKQAEEAAAKAAADAKAKAEADAKAAEEAAKKAAADAKKKAEAEAAKAAVEAQKKAEAAAAALKKKAEAAEAAAAEARKKAATEAAEKAKAEAEKKAAAEKAAADKKAAADKKAAEKAAAEKAAADKKAAAEKAAADKKAAAAKAAAEKAAAAKAAAEADDIFGELSSGKNAPKTGGGAKGNNASPAGSGNTKNNGASGADINNYAGQIKSAIESKFYDASSYAGKTCTLRIKLAPDGMLLDIKPEGGDPALCQAALAAAKLAKIPKPPSQAVYEVFKNAPLDFKP
- the tolR gene encoding colicin uptake protein TolR; protein product: MARARGRGRRDLKSEINIVPLLDVLLVLLLIFMATAPIITQSVEVDLPDATESQAVSSNDNPPVIVEVSGIGQYTVVVEKDRLERLPPEQVVAEVSSRFKANPKTVFLIGGAKDVPYDEIIKALNLLHSAGVKSVGLMTQPI
- the tolQ gene encoding Tol-Pal system protein TolQ, with translation MTDMNILDLFLKASLLVKLIMLILIGFSIASWAIIIQRTRILNAAAREAEAFEDKFWSGIELSRLYQESQGKRDNLSGSEQIFYSGFKEFVRLHRANSHAPEAVVEGASRAMRISMNRELENLETHIPFLGTVGSISPYIGLFGTVWGIMHAFIALGAVKQATLQMVAPGIAEALIATAIGLFAAIPAVMAYNRLNQRVNKLELNYDNFMEEFTAILHRQAFTVSESNKG